The following proteins are co-located in the candidate division KSB1 bacterium genome:
- a CDS encoding PIN domain-containing protein, giving the protein MRNSCFVDSAGWIALLNADDELHQKTDAIYKEQLLAGTMFITSTAVLNEVANSLCKPMYRDAVIEFYKRLQNSLRIKTVFVDKSLWSQGWKLFEDRPDKSWSLTDCISMEIMSKYKLRDVLTNDIHFSQAGYNALLREK; this is encoded by the coding sequence ATGAGAAATAGCTGCTTTGTGGACTCCGCAGGCTGGATAGCATTATTGAACGCAGATGATGAACTCCATCAAAAAACTGACGCGATATACAAAGAGCAGTTGCTTGCTGGAACCATGTTTATAACTTCAACGGCAGTTTTAAATGAAGTTGCTAATTCGCTTTGTAAGCCAATGTATCGTGATGCTGTAATTGAATTTTACAAGCGACTGCAAAATTCTCTGAGGATCAAAACAGTATTTGTTGATAAGAGCTTATGGTCTCAGGGGTGGAAATTATTTGAAGACCGTCCTGATAAATCATGGAGCTTAACCGACTGCATTTCGATGGAAATAATGAGCAAATACAAGCTGAGAGACGTTCTAACAAATGATATACATTTCAGTCAAGCGGGCTATAACGCATTATTGCGGGAAAAATAA
- a CDS encoding DUF104 domain-containing protein, with protein MTKTVHAIFDGKVFRPEKEVELKINQRYRLRIEPLEKDELIESVEKDSAFDLASLAVKTGITDLATNHDHYLYGMPKKDLNNEK; from the coding sequence ATGACAAAAACAGTCCATGCTATTTTCGATGGAAAAGTCTTTCGCCCTGAAAAAGAGGTCGAGCTAAAAATTAACCAGCGATATCGTTTGAGGATCGAGCCTTTGGAGAAAGATGAACTGATCGAAAGCGTTGAGAAAGATTCCGCTTTTGATCTAGCTTCGCTGGCTGTAAAAACTGGAATCACAGATCTGGCTACAAATCATGACCATTATTTGTATGGAATGCCAAAAAAGGATTTGAATAATGAGAAATAG